The following are encoded in a window of Arthrobacter sp. OAP107 genomic DNA:
- a CDS encoding carbohydrate ABC transporter permease, producing MSTSILSRKKPASNIAVRKKPVNWRRVGAWALVTLAVAVTVAPFLWMLRTALSSNASLASNASNLLPADFSLGAFKRVLGMQSPEEAIAEGGSGAAINFWLYLRNSVIFATVTTAGQVFFSAMAAYAFSRLRWPGRNAVFGLFLATMMVPPIFTALPNFLMIKNLGLLNTFAGMTLPFLFMTPFAIFFLRQFFLGMSREVEEAAMLDGAKHLRIFFQIVLPNAAAPLATLALLTFIGQWNEYFWPLLVGQDESVRVLTVGLGVFKSQSPQGAPDWTGLMAATLVAALPVLLLFIAFGKKVVNSIGFSGIK from the coding sequence ATGAGCACCTCGATACTTTCCCGCAAGAAGCCCGCCAGCAACATCGCCGTTAGGAAGAAGCCGGTCAACTGGCGGCGCGTCGGTGCCTGGGCGCTGGTGACCCTTGCAGTGGCCGTCACGGTGGCACCCTTCCTGTGGATGCTTCGCACCGCGCTGTCCAGCAACGCCTCGTTGGCCTCCAACGCCAGCAACCTGCTGCCCGCAGACTTCAGCCTCGGCGCCTTCAAGCGGGTCCTCGGAATGCAGAGCCCGGAAGAGGCCATCGCCGAAGGCGGATCGGGAGCCGCGATCAACTTCTGGCTCTACCTTCGGAACTCCGTCATCTTCGCCACCGTCACCACTGCAGGGCAGGTCTTCTTCAGTGCGATGGCAGCATACGCTTTCTCCCGCCTCCGCTGGCCCGGCCGGAATGCGGTGTTCGGCCTGTTCCTGGCAACCATGATGGTCCCGCCGATCTTCACCGCGCTGCCCAACTTCCTGATGATCAAGAACCTGGGCCTGCTCAACACCTTCGCCGGCATGACGCTGCCCTTCCTGTTCATGACACCGTTCGCCATCTTCTTCCTGCGCCAGTTCTTCCTTGGCATGTCCAGGGAAGTGGAGGAAGCCGCCATGCTCGACGGCGCCAAGCACCTGAGGATCTTTTTCCAGATCGTCCTGCCCAACGCCGCAGCACCCCTGGCAACGCTGGCCCTGCTGACCTTCATCGGCCAGTGGAACGAATACTTCTGGCCGCTGCTCGTAGGCCAGGACGAAAGCGTCCGTGTACTCACCGTGGGCCTGGGCGTCTTCAAGTCCCAGTCCCCGCAGGGCGCCCCCGACTGGACCGGGTTGATGGCCGCCACCCTCGTGGCCGCGCTCCCCGTGCTCCTGCTGTTCATCGCCTTCGGCAAGAAGGTAGTCAACTCCATCGGCTTCTCCGGAATCAAGTAA
- a CDS encoding sugar ABC transporter permease, with protein sequence MLFIFPAMIGFVLFYLVPTIRGFYLSFTEYSILGDPAWIGIKNYTAMLGDELFWNAMWVTVQYVALNIGFQTVIALGLALLMHRVAKSTFIRGALLLPFLVANVIVALLWFWMLDYQIGIVNEIISWMGLPRIAFFGSEQWAIPTVAAVNVWRHMGYTALLIFAGLQSIPNHVYEVASLDGSSPTRTFWSITMPLLRPVLVLVLVVTVIGSFQVFDTVAVTTAGGPINASRVIQMYIYQKAFSESDFGYASALSVILFLILALVAFVQMKFLKGNESDLD encoded by the coding sequence ATGCTCTTCATCTTCCCGGCGATGATCGGCTTTGTTCTCTTTTATCTGGTCCCCACCATCAGGGGTTTCTACCTGAGCTTCACCGAGTACAGCATCCTGGGCGACCCCGCCTGGATCGGCATCAAGAACTACACCGCCATGCTGGGCGACGAACTGTTCTGGAACGCCATGTGGGTCACCGTCCAGTACGTGGCGCTGAACATCGGCTTCCAGACCGTCATCGCCCTGGGCCTGGCCCTGCTGATGCATCGCGTCGCGAAGTCCACCTTCATCCGCGGTGCACTGCTGCTGCCCTTCCTGGTGGCCAACGTCATCGTCGCGCTGCTGTGGTTCTGGATGCTCGACTACCAGATCGGCATCGTCAACGAAATCATCAGCTGGATGGGCCTGCCGCGCATCGCTTTCTTTGGAAGCGAGCAGTGGGCCATTCCCACCGTCGCCGCCGTCAACGTCTGGCGGCACATGGGTTACACGGCCCTGCTGATCTTCGCCGGGCTCCAGTCGATCCCGAACCACGTCTACGAGGTTGCTTCACTGGACGGCTCCTCCCCCACGCGGACGTTCTGGAGCATCACCATGCCGCTCCTTCGCCCCGTCCTGGTACTGGTCCTGGTGGTAACCGTGATCGGGTCCTTCCAGGTGTTCGACACCGTGGCAGTGACCACCGCAGGCGGCCCCATCAACGCGTCCCGCGTCATCCAGATGTACATCTACCAGAAGGCCTTCAGCGAATCGGACTTCGGCTACGCATCGGCGCTGTCCGTCATTCTCTTCCTCATTCTCGCCCTGGTGGCCTTCGTGCAAATGAAGTTCCTCAAGGGCAACGAATCGGATCTGGACTAA